The following are from one region of the Arcobacter defluvii genome:
- a CDS encoding methyl-accepting chemotaxis protein, with the protein MNKINDLSINTKIIFGFSILIFMIIFISSYSIFKIRDLASITSRFYNYPYQVSNTTKLISFKITKVISSVKDIALTTSNEEKQVSLKNIDEIDKEIYELFNLLEKSYLGDKTKLNDAKKQFTTWIPIRTEVVEAMISGNMQLAGKLIKEKAMPHDIILYKQMDDLTKLAEKNGKDFYENSKKIKENILNIIVTIFVISVILAVLITYMVFVDIKRSLKTFQEGLLSFFRYLSNESKDIKFMKESDRNEFGKMSKIINENIYKIKNGIQKDNETVENVLDIVSQINKGYLNVKVEKVPNNPQLKSLCEAFNSMINELRLNIESISVVLKEFSSYKFINKVEIRNQKGEIAEFIENINFLTEEISELLKQSLLRGITLDSASNKLIEYINTLNNSTKESVVSLDKTNDSLKNITDVIVQSNGNISELSKYAQELNISAKEGQKLALNTSHSMDEITNQVNLINEAIMIIDQISFQTNILSLNAAVESATAGEAGRGFAVVAGEVRNLASRSAEAAKEIKQLVENATSKANEGKNISSTMIKGYDELLENINKSTIMIETITNLSSKQEKGILEVNSIIDDLDSQTKLNGSIMNQTFDIAIQTDKIAKNIFSEANNKTFIGKEEIMKIDR; encoded by the coding sequence ATGAATAAAATAAATGATTTAAGTATTAATACAAAAATAATTTTTGGATTTTCAATACTTATATTTATGATAATTTTTATAAGTAGTTACTCTATTTTTAAAATACGGGATTTAGCATCAATTACTTCAAGATTTTATAATTATCCTTATCAAGTAAGTAATACAACAAAATTAATTAGTTTTAAGATAACAAAAGTGATAAGCTCAGTAAAAGATATTGCCTTGACTACTTCAAATGAAGAGAAACAAGTAAGTTTAAAAAATATAGATGAAATAGATAAAGAAATTTATGAATTATTTAATTTATTGGAAAAATCTTATTTAGGTGATAAGACAAAACTTAATGATGCAAAAAAACAGTTTACAACTTGGATTCCTATAAGAACAGAAGTTGTAGAAGCAATGATAAGTGGAAATATGCAACTTGCAGGAAAACTTATAAAAGAAAAAGCAATGCCTCATGACATTATTTTATATAAACAAATGGATGATTTGACAAAGTTAGCAGAAAAAAATGGAAAAGATTTTTATGAAAATTCAAAAAAAATAAAAGAAAATATTTTAAATATCATAGTTACAATTTTTGTAATTAGTGTAATTTTAGCAGTTTTAATAACTTATATGGTTTTTGTTGATATTAAACGTTCTTTAAAAACTTTTCAAGAAGGTTTACTCTCATTTTTTAGGTATTTATCAAATGAATCAAAAGATATTAAATTTATGAAAGAGAGTGATAGAAATGAGTTTGGCAAAATGTCAAAAATTATAAATGAAAATATATATAAAATAAAAAATGGTATACAAAAAGATAATGAAACAGTTGAAAATGTTTTGGATATAGTATCTCAAATTAATAAAGGTTATTTGAATGTTAAAGTAGAAAAAGTTCCAAATAATCCACAATTGAAGAGTTTATGTGAAGCTTTTAATTCGATGATAAATGAACTTAGATTAAATATAGAATCAATATCAGTTGTACTAAAAGAGTTTAGTAGTTACAAGTTTATAAATAAAGTAGAAATAAGGAATCAAAAAGGAGAAATTGCAGAGTTTATTGAAAATATTAATTTTCTAACAGAAGAGATTTCTGAGTTATTAAAACAATCGTTATTAAGAGGAATTACATTAGATAGTGCATCAAATAAATTAATAGAGTATATAAATACTTTAAATAATTCAACAAAAGAAAGTGTAGTCTCTTTAGATAAAACAAATGATTCTTTAAAAAATATCACAGATGTTATTGTTCAAAGTAATGGAAATATTTCAGAACTAAGTAAATATGCACAAGAATTAAATATTTCTGCAAAAGAGGGGCAAAAATTAGCTTTAAATACTTCACATTCAATGGATGAAATTACAAATCAAGTTAATTTAATAAATGAAGCAATAATGATAATAGATCAAATTTCATTTCAAACTAATATTTTATCTTTAAACGCAGCTGTTGAATCTGCAACTGCTGGAGAAGCTGGACGTGGATTTGCCGTTGTTGCAGGTGAAGTGCGAAATCTTGCAAGTAGAAGTGCAGAAGCAGCTAAAGAGATAAAACAATTAGTTGAAAATGCAACAAGCAAAGCAAATGAAGGTAAAAATATTTCGAGTACAATGATAAAAGGTTATGATGAACTTTTAGAAAATATAAACAAATCCACAATCATGATAGAAACAATAACAAATCTAAGTTCAAAACAAGAAAAAGGAATATTGGAAGTTAATAGTATTATTGATGATTTAGATTCTCAAACAAAACTTAATGGTTCAATAATGAATCAAACTTTTGATATAGCTATTCAAACTGATAAAATAGCAAAAAATATCTTTTCAGAAGCAAATAACAAAACTTTTATAGGAAAAGAAGAAATTATGAAAATAGATAGGTAA
- a CDS encoding SDR family NAD(P)-dependent oxidoreductase, protein MDLKIANKTALITGSTQGIGFETARKLSQEGVNVIINGRNEKKVNDAVLKLKAEFPKTRIIGITADLKDNIGCNKLISKIPHIDILINNLGIFEPKEFKDITEQEWLHMFNVNVMSGVRLAQHYLSSMIDQNWGRIIFISSESAIQIPKEMIHYGMTKTAQISVSRGIAELTKGTNVTSNSIILGPSKSEGVVQFIEDFAKQNNITFEEVEKDFFKNVRPTSLIQRFAQVEEDANMIVYIASALSSATNGAILRADGGVVQSAF, encoded by the coding sequence ATGGATTTAAAAATAGCTAATAAGACAGCCTTAATTACTGGTTCAACGCAAGGAATTGGATTTGAAACTGCTAGAAAATTATCACAAGAAGGTGTTAATGTTATTATAAATGGAAGAAATGAGAAAAAAGTAAATGATGCTGTTTTAAAACTAAAAGCTGAATTTCCAAAAACAAGAATCATTGGAATAACCGCTGATTTAAAAGATAATATTGGTTGTAACAAACTAATTTCTAAAATTCCACATATTGATATCTTAATAAACAATTTAGGAATCTTTGAACCAAAAGAGTTTAAAGATATTACAGAACAAGAGTGGTTGCATATGTTTAATGTAAATGTTATGAGTGGAGTAAGATTAGCTCAACATTATCTTTCTTCAATGATTGACCAAAACTGGGGAAGAATTATATTTATTTCTAGTGAATCAGCTATTCAAATTCCAAAAGAAATGATTCATTATGGGATGACAAAAACTGCACAAATCTCTGTTTCAAGAGGAATTGCTGAATTAACTAAAGGAACAAATGTAACTTCTAATTCAATCATTTTAGGACCTTCAAAATCAGAAGGTGTAGTACAATTCATAGAAGATTTTGCTAAACAAAATAATATAACATTTGAAGAAGTTGAAAAAGATTTTTTTAAAAATGTAAGACCAACTTCACTGATTCAAAGATTTGCCCAAGTTGAAGAAGATGCAAATATGATTGTTTATATAGCAAGTGCCTTATCAAGTGCAACTAATGGAGCAATTTTAAGAGCTGATGGGGGAGTTGTTCAATCAGCATTTTAA
- the leuB gene encoding 3-isopropylmalate dehydrogenase — MRNYKISIIKGDGIGPEIVDEAIKVLNAAAKKCNFELNYKEYLMGGIAIDTTGVPLPQETVDGVLNSDACLFGAIGGEKWDTLPRELRPETGLLKFREEMGVYANLRPAIIYDELVNASTLKPEVITGVDIMIVRELIGGIYFGKPRENDGFKAFNTMVYTKPEIVRIGKTAFELAMKRDKRVCSVDKANVLEVSQLWRDTMNELSKDYPEVTLSHMYVDNAAMQLVRNPKQFDVIVTGNIFGDILSDTASMVVGSIGLLPSASTGDKTAIYEPIHGSAPDIAGMGIANPLATIVSAAMMLRYSLNEEKAADLIEESIKSVLKDGYRTKDLAAYDAKEVLNTSAMGDVIVKYVSR, encoded by the coding sequence ATGAGAAATTATAAAATATCAATAATCAAAGGTGATGGGATAGGACCAGAAATCGTTGATGAGGCAATAAAAGTATTAAATGCAGCAGCAAAAAAATGTAATTTTGAATTAAATTATAAAGAATATCTAATGGGTGGTATTGCTATTGATACTACAGGTGTTCCATTACCACAAGAGACAGTTGATGGAGTTTTAAATTCTGATGCTTGTTTGTTTGGTGCAATTGGTGGAGAAAAATGGGATACACTTCCTAGAGAATTAAGACCTGAAACTGGATTATTAAAATTTAGAGAAGAAATGGGTGTTTACGCAAACTTAAGACCTGCAATTATTTATGATGAATTAGTAAATGCATCAACTTTAAAACCTGAAGTAATTACTGGCGTAGATATTATGATTGTAAGAGAGTTAATTGGTGGTATTTACTTTGGTAAACCAAGAGAGAATGATGGATTTAAAGCATTTAATACAATGGTATATACAAAACCAGAAATTGTAAGAATTGGTAAAACAGCATTTGAACTTGCAATGAAAAGAGATAAAAGAGTTTGTTCAGTAGATAAAGCAAATGTTTTAGAAGTTTCTCAACTTTGGAGAGATACTATGAATGAATTATCAAAAGATTACCCAGAAGTAACTTTAAGTCATATGTATGTAGATAATGCAGCAATGCAACTTGTAAGAAACCCAAAACAATTTGATGTTATCGTAACAGGAAATATTTTTGGAGATATTCTATCTGATACAGCATCAATGGTAGTTGGTTCGATTGGATTACTTCCATCAGCATCAACAGGGGATAAAACAGCAATATATGAACCAATACATGGTTCAGCACCAGATATAGCAGGGATGGGAATAGCAAATCCATTGGCAACAATAGTAAGTGCAGCAATGATGCTAAGATATTCTTTAAATGAAGAGAAAGCAGCAGATTTAATAGAAGAATCAATAAAATCAGTGTTAAAAGATGGATATAGAACAAAAGATTTAGCAGCATATGATGCAAAAGAAGTTTTAAATACTTCTGCTATGGGCGATGTCATTGTTAAATACGTAAGTAGATAG
- a CDS encoding YciI family protein, giving the protein MQYLVIAYDNDNALERRLESRAAHVEGTRKLMSDGKIINAAALVEDDVMVGSTLLVDFDTDEEIDEWLENEPYVKNNVWNMDEFQIVPIKLLPKN; this is encoded by the coding sequence ATGCAATATTTAGTAATTGCTTATGACAATGATAATGCACTTGAAAGAAGACTTGAATCAAGAGCCGCTCATGTTGAAGGTACAAGAAAACTAATGTCTGATGGTAAAATAATCAATGCTGCAGCATTAGTTGAAGATGATGTTATGGTTGGTTCAACTTTATTAGTTGATTTTGATACTGATGAAGAAATTGATGAATGGTTAGAAAACGAACCTTATGTAAAAAATAATGTTTGGAATATGGATGAATTCCAAATAGTTCCAATTAAATTACTACCAAAAAACTAA
- the rpoC gene encoding DNA-directed RNA polymerase subunit beta', with amino-acid sequence MSNNEKILSPIEIKELERPQDFAAFQLRLASPEKILSWSCGEVKKPETINYRTLKPERDGLFCAKIFGPVKDYECLCGKYKKMRYKGVVCEKCGVEVTSSKVRRHRMGHIELVSPVAHIWMVSSLPTRIGTLLGVKLKDLERVLYYEAYIVSEAGEAYYDNEKTKKVEKYDILNEEQYRTISDLFEHTGFEANMGGQVVRDLLENIDLFQLLTVLKEDMESTKSEAKRKTIIKRLKVVENFLNSGNRPEWMMLTQLPVLPPDLRPLVSLDGGKFAVSDVNDLYRRVINRNNRLKRLTELDAPEIIIRNEKRMLQEAVDALFDNGKTANAVKGANKRPLKSLSEIIKGKQGRFRQNLLGKRVDFSGRSVIVVGPTLNMDQCGIPKKMALELFKPHLMAKLEEKGYATTLKAAKRLIESEANEVWECLNEIVDEYPIMLNRAPTLHKLSIQAFHPVLIDGKAIRLHPLVCAAFNADFDGDQMAVHVPLSQEAVAEAKILMMSSMNILLPASGRAIAVPSQDMILGIYYLSLEKDGVRGEHKLFTDVNEVKIALDMNKIDLHAKIRTKLNNKVIHTTVGRLIIHEILPSFVPVNLWNKILKKKDIGSLVDYIYKHGGYEVTPRFLDNLKNLGFKYATAAGISISIDDIRVPETKVGHISKSKKEVIEVQKQFSQGLLTEQERYNKIIDIWTEVNNKLGSEMMDLVKTDKNGFNSIYMMADSGARGSAAQIRQLSGMRGLMAKPDGSIIETPIISNFREGLNVLEYFISTHGARKGLADTALKTANAGYLTRKLIDVSQNVRITMEDCGTHEGIEITDITSGNELIESLEERITGRVIAEDIIDPISNEILFAEGTLITEEDAKIVTEAEVKSVVIRTPLTCKAENGLCSKCYGLNLGEQRKAKPGEAVGVVAAQSIGEPGTQLTLRTFHVGGTASATQTERELKADKEGFIRYYNIKKYVKSDGKIIVANRRNAGLLLVEPKINAPFKGKVTVETLHEETILTISNGTETKKYYLRKNDVAKANELAGVSGKIEGKLYLPYRDGEEVDQNESIVEMIKDGWNIPNRIPFASELKVEDGAPITSKIISGAKGFVKYYKLTGDYLERRHDIKAGDTVTEKGVFAVIVDGDDREALRHYISRGSHIQLNDNVEVEKDSVISAPITNEQVVIAEWDPYANPTIAEKAGIISFEDIIPGLTVSEQFDELTGTSKLVVNEYIPSGYKPTVILATDDKEIIRYSLDPKTSLNIAEGKRVEVADIIGKTPKATQKSKDITGGLPRVSELFEARRPKNIAQLASFDGVVSFGKSLRNKQKIVISDESGNNVEYLVEKSKQILVHEGEFVHAGEALTDGQVSPHDILRILGEKALHYFIVSEVQQVYRSQGVNIADKHIEVITSQMLRQVSILDGGDTKFIIGDMISKKKFKLENEKIIKLGGNPAIAEPLLLGITRAAVTSDSIISAASFQETTKVLTEAAISAKMDMLEDLKENVVIGRTIPVGTGLYKNQKIKFSGNE; translated from the coding sequence ATGAGTAATAATGAAAAAATATTGTCACCAATTGAAATTAAAGAATTAGAAAGACCGCAAGATTTTGCGGCTTTTCAATTACGATTAGCAAGTCCAGAAAAAATTTTATCTTGGTCTTGTGGAGAAGTAAAAAAACCTGAAACTATCAATTATAGAACATTAAAGCCAGAAAGAGATGGATTATTTTGTGCTAAAATTTTTGGACCAGTAAAAGATTATGAATGTCTTTGTGGTAAATACAAAAAAATGAGATATAAAGGTGTTGTTTGTGAAAAATGTGGAGTTGAAGTAACTTCATCAAAAGTAAGAAGACACAGAATGGGACATATTGAACTTGTATCTCCTGTTGCTCATATTTGGATGGTTTCATCATTACCTACAAGAATTGGTACGTTATTAGGTGTAAAACTTAAAGATTTAGAAAGAGTATTATATTATGAAGCATATATTGTAAGTGAAGCTGGTGAAGCTTATTATGATAATGAAAAGACTAAAAAAGTTGAAAAATATGATATTTTGAATGAAGAACAATATAGAACTATCTCTGATTTATTTGAACATACTGGTTTTGAAGCAAACATGGGTGGACAAGTTGTAAGAGATTTATTAGAAAATATTGATTTATTCCAATTGCTTACTGTTTTAAAAGAAGATATGGAATCTACAAAATCTGAAGCAAAAAGAAAAACTATAATCAAAAGATTAAAAGTTGTTGAGAACTTCTTAAATTCTGGAAATAGACCAGAATGGATGATGTTAACTCAACTTCCAGTTCTTCCACCAGATTTAAGACCACTTGTATCACTTGATGGTGGAAAATTTGCTGTTTCAGACGTTAATGACTTATATAGAAGAGTTATCAACAGAAATAACAGATTAAAAAGATTAACAGAACTTGATGCACCTGAAATCATTATTAGAAATGAAAAAAGAATGCTTCAAGAAGCAGTTGATGCTTTATTTGATAATGGTAAAACTGCAAATGCAGTTAAAGGTGCAAATAAAAGACCTTTAAAATCTTTATCAGAAATTATTAAAGGTAAACAAGGACGATTTAGACAAAACTTACTTGGTAAAAGGGTTGACTTCTCTGGAAGATCTGTTATTGTTGTTGGACCTACTTTAAATATGGATCAATGTGGTATTCCTAAAAAAATGGCTTTAGAGTTATTTAAACCACACTTAATGGCTAAATTAGAAGAAAAAGGTTATGCAACAACATTAAAAGCTGCAAAAAGATTAATTGAATCAGAAGCAAATGAAGTATGGGAATGTCTAAACGAAATCGTTGATGAATATCCAATTATGTTAAATAGAGCTCCAACTCTACATAAACTTTCTATTCAAGCTTTCCATCCAGTATTAATTGATGGAAAAGCAATTAGATTACATCCATTAGTTTGTGCTGCTTTTAATGCGGACTTCGATGGGGATCAAATGGCAGTTCACGTGCCTTTATCACAAGAAGCAGTTGCTGAAGCAAAAATTTTAATGATGTCATCTATGAATATTCTTTTACCAGCATCAGGAAGAGCGATTGCAGTTCCTTCTCAAGATATGATTTTAGGTATTTATTACCTATCATTAGAAAAAGATGGTGTAAGAGGTGAACATAAACTATTTACTGATGTAAATGAAGTTAAGATTGCATTAGATATGAATAAAATAGATTTACATGCAAAAATTAGAACAAAATTAAATAATAAAGTTATTCATACAACTGTTGGAAGATTAATTATTCATGAAATTTTACCAAGTTTTGTACCTGTAAATTTATGGAATAAAATTTTAAAGAAAAAAGATATTGGTTCTTTAGTTGATTATATTTATAAACATGGTGGTTATGAAGTAACTCCAAGATTCTTAGATAACCTTAAGAACTTAGGTTTTAAATATGCTACAGCTGCTGGTATATCTATTTCTATTGATGATATTAGAGTTCCTGAAACAAAAGTTGGTCATATTAGTAAATCTAAAAAAGAAGTTATTGAAGTTCAAAAACAATTCTCTCAAGGTTTATTAACTGAGCAAGAAAGATATAATAAAATTATTGATATCTGGACAGAAGTTAACAATAAACTTGGTTCTGAAATGATGGATTTAGTTAAAACTGATAAAAATGGATTTAATTCTATTTATATGATGGCAGACTCAGGAGCTAGGGGTTCTGCAGCTCAAATTAGACAGTTATCAGGTATGAGGGGACTTATGGCTAAGCCAGATGGTTCTATTATTGAAACTCCAATTATTTCGAACTTTAGAGAAGGTCTAAACGTTCTTGAATACTTTATTTCTACTCACGGAGCAAGAAAAGGACTAGCAGATACAGCGTTAAAAACTGCAAATGCAGGGTACTTAACAAGAAAACTTATTGACGTTTCTCAAAATGTAAGAATCACGATGGAAGATTGTGGTACTCACGAAGGTATAGAAATTACTGATATTACATCAGGAAATGAGTTAATTGAATCTTTAGAAGAGAGAATTACAGGAAGAGTAATTGCAGAAGATATTATTGACCCGATTTCAAATGAAATATTATTTGCAGAAGGTACACTAATAACTGAAGAAGATGCAAAAATTGTAACTGAAGCAGAAGTTAAATCAGTAGTAATTAGAACTCCATTAACTTGTAAAGCAGAAAATGGATTATGTTCAAAATGTTATGGATTAAATCTTGGAGAGCAAAGAAAAGCAAAACCAGGTGAAGCTGTAGGAGTTGTTGCAGCTCAATCTATTGGAGAACCAGGAACTCAGTTGACACTTAGAACTTTCCACGTTGGAGGAACTGCAAGTGCAACTCAAACAGAAAGAGAATTAAAAGCTGATAAAGAAGGATTTATTAGATATTATAACATCAAAAAATATGTAAAATCTGATGGAAAAATTATTGTTGCAAATAGAAGAAATGCTGGATTATTACTGGTTGAACCAAAAATCAATGCACCATTTAAAGGTAAAGTAACAGTTGAAACTTTACATGAAGAGACGATTTTAACTATCTCAAATGGTACTGAAACTAAAAAATATTATTTAAGAAAAAATGATGTTGCAAAAGCAAATGAATTAGCTGGAGTTTCAGGAAAAATTGAAGGTAAATTATATTTACCATATAGAGACGGTGAAGAAGTTGATCAAAATGAATCTATAGTTGAAATGATTAAAGATGGATGGAATATTCCAAATAGGATTCCATTTGCTTCTGAATTAAAAGTTGAAGATGGTGCTCCAATTACATCAAAAATTATTTCTGGTGCAAAAGGATTTGTTAAATACTATAAATTAACTGGTGATTATTTAGAAAGAAGACATGATATAAAAGCAGGTGATACAGTAACTGAAAAAGGTGTATTTGCTGTTATTGTTGATGGTGATGATAGAGAAGCTTTAAGACATTATATTTCAAGAGGTTCTCATATTCAATTAAATGATAATGTTGAAGTAGAAAAAGATTCAGTTATTTCTGCACCAATTACAAATGAACAAGTTGTAATTGCTGAATGGGATCCATATGCAAACCCAACAATTGCAGAAAAAGCCGGAATTATTTCATTTGAAGATATTATTCCTGGACTTACTGTTTCTGAGCAATTTGATGAATTAACTGGGACATCTAAATTAGTTGTTAATGAATATATTCCTAGTGGATATAAACCAACAGTAATATTAGCAACTGATGATAAAGAAATTATTAGATACTCTTTAGATCCAAAAACATCGTTAAATATTGCAGAAGGGAAAAGAGTAGAAGTTGCAGATATTATTGGTAAAACACCAAAAGCTACACAAAAATCTAAAGATATTACTGGAGGTCTTCCAAGAGTATCTGAATTATTTGAAGCTAGACGTCCAAAAAATATTGCACAATTAGCATCATTTGATGGTGTAGTATCATTTGGAAAATCATTAAGAAATAAACAAAAAATTGTTATTTCAGATGAATCTGGAAATAATGTTGAGTATTTAGTTGAAAAATCTAAACAAATTTTAGTTCATGAAGGTGAGTTTGTTCATGCTGGTGAAGCATTAACTGACGGTCAAGTTTCTCCACATGATATTTTGAGAATTCTTGGAGAAAAAGCATTGCATTACTTTATTGTATCTGAAGTACAACAAGTATATAGATCTCAAGGGGTAAATATTGCAGATAAACATATTGAGGTTATTACATCTCAAATGTTAAGACAAGTATCTATCTTAGATGGTGGAGATACTAAATTTATTATTGGAGATATGATTTCTAAAAAGAAATTTAAATTAGAAAATGAGAAAATTATAAAATTAGGTGGAAATCCTGCAATTGCTGAACCTTTATTATTAGGTATCACAAGAGCAGCTGTTACATCTGATTCTATTATCTCTGCTGCTTCTTTCCAAGAAACTACAAAAGTTTTAACAGAAGCTGCAATCAGTGCTAAAATGGATATGTTAGAAGATTTAAAAGAAAATGTTGTAATTGGTAGAACAATTCCAGTTGGAACAGGTTTATATAAAAACCAAAAAATTAAATTTTCTGGTAATGAATAA